The window AATTTGTATATCCTGAAGTAATGAAGGCATTAAAGAAAAAAATAGCTTCAAAAATGATAGTCTCTAGAGATGTAGATTTATCTAAATTAAAAAAATATATAACTCTTGCAAAACAGATGAAAATTCCATGTAAAATGGTTGATGGATTAAGTTATACAGGAGAAGTAGGGCTAGTTGTAATTTCTGATGATGAAGTTAAAAATAAATTAGATGATCCTGTTGTATTAAGTTTTAAAGAGAGAATAATAAATGCAGGGCTAGATGTAGTATATTATCAAGCTATGGGTAAAAAGATAT is drawn from Streptobacillus felis and contains these coding sequences:
- a CDS encoding DUF1694 domain-containing protein encodes the protein MILENEILKKIEKVKDKIINARVEKNRYLGEYRERVITALTKQELEEKFVYPEVMKALKKKIASKMIVSRDVDLSKLKKYITLAKQMKIPCKMVDGLSYTGEVGLVVISDDEVKNKLDDPVVLSFKERIINAGLDVVYYQAMGKKISKKYYEIIKEKLPELVEFYEPMGFFDKITGTICPITQKLED